Proteins encoded together in one Candidatus Nitrosocaldus cavascurensis window:
- the thsB gene encoding thermosome subunit beta, translating into MQQAGQIPVLILKEGTAQTKGREAQRNNITAAKLVAEIVKTSLGPRGMDKMLVDTLGDVTITNDGATILKEMDVQHPAAKMMVEISKATDNEVGDGTTSVVVLAGALLEKAEELINKDVHPTIIVDGYKKAADKAIAILKEVATKVEPNDREALKKVAITTLSSKIAASAMNKLADLVIDAVLTVAEKKDGKYKVDIDNIKVEKKAGESLHDTQLIRGIVLDKEVVHGGMPKRVEKAKIALINAPLEIEKTEISAEINISTPEQMKLFLEEENRMLKSMVDKIVATGANVVICQKGIDDMAQHYLAKAGVLAVRRVKESDMYKLAKATGARVVTNIEELSPSDLGYADLVEERKVETDKWVFIEGCKDPRAVTILIRGGSQRVVDEADRSIHDAIMVVKDVVEQPYILTGGGAPEAFAAQRLREWANTLAGREQLAVERFAEALEVIPLTLAENAGMDPIDTQVQLRAMQEKSTKPVYGVNVLKGKVEDLSKSNVCEPLVVKEQIIASAAEAASMILRIDDIIAASKPKEEKGGKGAGGKGGMGGMDME; encoded by the coding sequence ATGCAGCAAGCAGGTCAGATACCAGTCCTAATACTAAAGGAGGGTACAGCGCAGACCAAGGGTAGAGAGGCACAGAGGAACAACATAACAGCAGCAAAGTTGGTAGCAGAGATTGTGAAGACCAGTTTAGGGCCAAGGGGAATGGATAAGATGCTTGTTGATACCCTAGGCGATGTTACAATAACAAATGATGGCGCTACAATACTGAAGGAGATGGATGTTCAGCATCCAGCAGCAAAGATGATGGTTGAGATATCAAAGGCTACAGATAATGAGGTTGGTGATGGTACAACATCTGTAGTTGTTCTTGCTGGAGCATTACTTGAGAAGGCTGAAGAACTGATAAACAAGGATGTTCATCCTACAATAATAGTTGATGGGTACAAGAAGGCTGCTGATAAAGCCATAGCAATACTAAAGGAGGTTGCAACCAAGGTTGAGCCAAATGATAGGGAGGCTCTGAAGAAGGTTGCAATAACAACACTAAGTTCAAAGATAGCAGCAAGTGCTATGAACAAGTTGGCTGATCTTGTTATAGATGCAGTACTTACAGTTGCTGAGAAGAAGGATGGCAAGTACAAGGTTGATATAGATAACATAAAGGTTGAGAAGAAGGCTGGTGAGTCTCTACATGATACACAACTGATAAGGGGTATAGTACTTGACAAGGAAGTAGTGCATGGAGGGATGCCAAAGAGGGTAGAGAAGGCAAAGATCGCTCTCATCAATGCTCCATTAGAGATAGAGAAGACAGAGATAAGTGCAGAGATAAACATAAGCACGCCAGAGCAGATGAAGCTCTTCCTTGAGGAGGAGAATAGGATGCTGAAGAGCATGGTAGATAAGATAGTTGCTACAGGCGCAAACGTTGTGATATGCCAGAAGGGTATAGATGATATGGCTCAACACTATCTAGCAAAGGCTGGAGTACTAGCAGTAAGGAGGGTTAAGGAGTCAGATATGTACAAGTTAGCAAAGGCAACTGGTGCAAGGGTTGTTACAAACATTGAGGAGCTATCTCCATCAGATCTAGGTTATGCTGACCTTGTTGAGGAGAGGAAGGTTGAGACTGATAAATGGGTATTCATTGAAGGATGCAAGGATCCTAGAGCAGTTACTATACTGATAAGGGGAGGATCACAGAGGGTTGTTGATGAGGCTGATAGAAGCATACATGATGCAATAATGGTTGTAAAGGATGTTGTTGAGCAGCCATACATATTAACTGGAGGAGGGGCACCAGAGGCGTTTGCTGCTCAGAGGCTGAGGGAGTGGGCAAACACACTCGCTGGAAGGGAGCAGCTAGCAGTTGAGAGGTTCGCTGAAGCACTTGAGGTTATACCATTAACGCTAGCAGAGAATGCTGGCATGGACCCAATAGATACACAAGTGCAGTTGAGAGCCATGCAGGAGAAGTCAACCAAGCCAGTGTATGGTGTTAATGTACTGAAGGGCAAGGTTGAGGATCTTAGCAAGAGTAACGTATGCGAACCATTGGTAGTTAAGGAGCAGATAATAGCATCTGCAGCAGAGGCAGCAAGTATGATACTACGCATAGATGATATCATAGCAGCAAGCAAGCCAAAGGAGGAGAAGGGCGGTAAAGGGGCTGGTGGAAAGGGCGGTATGGGCGGCATGGATATGGAGTAG